Part of the Phycisphaerae bacterium genome is shown below.
CAGTTTGGCCGCGATTTTTTCATCTGCCAGCGCAAGAATCTGGACTGCGAAAACAGCGGCGTTTATCGCCCCTGCCTTACCAATCGCCATAGACGCTACCGGCACTCCCGGCGGCATCTGAACAGTACTTAATAACGCATCGATTCCCGCAGGCGACTGGTCGGCTGCCAATGGAACGCCGATAATCGGCAAAGCCGTCCTGGCGGCAATGGCCCCTGCAAGGTGAGCGGCCATACCTGCGGCGGCGATAATTACCTTTATGCCGTTCTTGGCGGCGCCTTCAGCAAACTCGACGGCAATATCCGGCGTCCTGTGAGCTGAGATAATCCGAACAACAGGCTCAACGCCAAAATCCTTCAATTTATCGATACATGCCTTCATAATAGGCATATCCGAATCTGAGCCTATCACAACCGCTACGATTTTGTTTTTTTCTGCCATCGTATTTTCCCAAAATTAAGGTTTAAATTGTCCGCTGAATAGTGATATAATACCTTATCGTAAATGATTTTGCAAGCCCGTTGCGACACGGTCGCACCGAGGTAAATAAGGAGAAATTTTTATGGCAGCACGCAAACCAATCGTGGCCGGCCAGTTCTACCCCGGCACGGAGAAACAATGCCGGTCAGAAATCGCCGATTGCATCACCGACCGTCCAGTAACGGCCAAATTACCCGAAAAAATCGTTGCCGGCATCGTACCCCACGCAGGCTGGACATTCAGCGGCGACCTTACAGGAATGGTCTTCAAAGCAATCGAAAAGGCAAACAAAACCGTCGATACCTTCGTCATATTCGGAGCGACACACAGCCATTTCGGCTCGGCCGCGGCCGTCTATGATAAGGGAAGCTGGGCCACGCCGCTGGGCGAGATAAAAATCGATGAAGAACTGGCCGCGGCAATAATCAAAAAAAGCCGAGTCGCTAAATCGAACCCCGACGCCCATAAATACGAACGCAACAGTATCGAAGTGCAAATCCCATTCATTCAGTACCTTTTCAAAGATGCGAAAATCGTACCAATCCTGACGCCGCCGGCAGATTCGGCCATCGCGGTTGGAAACGATGCGGCTGAATGTATAAAATCGGCGCCGGATAAAAAAATAGTCTGCATCGGCTCAACCGACCTGACACATTACGGGCCGGGATATGGTTTTAATCCGCAGGGTATCGGAGAGTCTGGAATTAAATGGGCAAAAAATGTCAATGACAAGGCGTTTATAAATCTGGCTATCGAAATGAAGGCTCAGCAGATATTAACCGAAGCGATGGAGAAGCAGAACGCCTGCGGGCCCGGCGCGGCCGCGGCGGCAATTACCGCAGCTAAGGCATTAGGCAAAACGAAAGGCATTTTACTTGCCCATACTCACAGTAACGAGGTTATGGAGAGAAAATTTAACCAGCCCGGCAAGGAAAGCGTCGGCTACGCGGCGATTGTGTATTGAAATAAAAATTATGAGTTTGCTGTTTCTTACCGAACCATAAACATCCACTTTTTATTGGTTCCCTACTGCCCAATTTTCAAGATATAATTCTTTGCCTATTACATCTAAAAGTGGTCGTAAAGATTTAGTATCGTTTGTAACCAGAGTAAAATTTCTTGTTATAGCTTGAGAAACAATCCAAAGATCGTTTTCCTGAATTTGAAGCTGAAGCGAAGTAATAGGATCTATGAGTTGTTCAGGCCTACGTCCCGCAACCTTTTTATCTCCTCCGAACTTCTCAAATAGCATTGCTCGTATTCGTCCGTACTGTAATGTAACATGTTTGTCAATTTTATACTCTATAGGAGCAACATCATTAACAAACTGTCTGAATTGCGTTTCTAAGGAACCGTCTTTCTTTTTCTGCACGCGGTAGCCGAATTCTATTTCCCCCCACGTTACTGAAGAAATCCAAATTTTAAATGACTCTTTGCTATTTTTACATTGTTGTTTGAGTTCAGCAACACGCTTTAGTACGTTGCTATGCCACGGTTCTTGATCAGGATTAAACCAATATCCCCAGATATTTGTATCAACAAGAAAATCACGCATCTTTTGCCTTCTCCTCGAAAGCCTCTGTTGCTGCACACAAAACCTTATTTATCTCCGGTGACTGATGTTTTCTAACCCATTCATCTGCGAAGGTAATTGTTGACCGCTGATATTCCTCGGACAAGTATTCATGCAGGGGCACAGCAGATTCAAAACCCTCTGGATAATAACCTTTAAAATCAAAATCCACGCCTTTTCTTGGTTTACTCTGGAACAAATTCAGAATCCGTTTCTCCATCTTTGGTGGTAAATCATATAATCGCAACACTTCTGCATCAATTAACAAAAATAATTGCTTTGCCTTATCTAAAATATCACTTGTAAATCCTGAATCCAATTTTGTCATTAATCCGAAATATTTTTCAACTAATTCATTAAGCCTTTCTATGTCCGACTCTGAACACGATGGGATTGGTATTTTTGATGCAATTCCTTTTGCAATATCTCTGTCAGTCGTATGTGTAAATATAAACGCATTTGCTAATGGCCCATTTAATATCGCCCATAGTGCGTTAAGTGACCAATTAGTATTTTTTAGTCGAAAAATTAAGAACCGACCATTAATAGGATATCCTTTGGAATCGATA
Proteins encoded:
- a CDS encoding type II toxin-antitoxin system VapC family toxin — encoded protein: MRDFLVDTNIWGYWFNPDQEPWHSNVLKRVAELKQQCKNSKESFKIWISSVTWGEIEFGYRVQKKKDGSLETQFRQFVNDVAPIEYKIDKHVTLQYGRIRAMLFEKFGGDKKVAGRRPEQLIDPITSLQLQIQENDLWIVSQAITRNFTLVTNDTKSLRPLLDVIGKELYLENWAVGNQ
- the amrB gene encoding AmmeMemoRadiSam system protein B, whose amino-acid sequence is MAARKPIVAGQFYPGTEKQCRSEIADCITDRPVTAKLPEKIVAGIVPHAGWTFSGDLTGMVFKAIEKANKTVDTFVIFGATHSHFGSAAAVYDKGSWATPLGEIKIDEELAAAIIKKSRVAKSNPDAHKYERNSIEVQIPFIQYLFKDAKIVPILTPPADSAIAVGNDAAECIKSAPDKKIVCIGSTDLTHYGPGYGFNPQGIGESGIKWAKNVNDKAFINLAIEMKAQQILTEAMEKQNACGPGAAAAAITAAKALGKTKGILLAHTHSNEVMERKFNQPGKESVGYAAIVY
- the purE gene encoding 5-(carboxyamino)imidazole ribonucleotide mutase: MAEKNKIVAVVIGSDSDMPIMKACIDKLKDFGVEPVVRIISAHRTPDIAVEFAEGAAKNGIKVIIAAAGMAAHLAGAIAARTALPIIGVPLAADQSPAGIDALLSTVQMPPGVPVASMAIGKAGAINAAVFAVQILALADEKIAAKLADFRKLQRQKVIDKDSAV